A DNA window from Camelina sativa cultivar DH55 chromosome 17, Cs, whole genome shotgun sequence contains the following coding sequences:
- the LOC104759250 gene encoding molybdenum cofactor sulfurase-like: MAXWQGTGCFCNPGACAKYLDLSHSDLLSNVEAGHXYPADFVAVSFYKLFGYPTGLGALLVRNDSAKLLKKTYFSGGTVAASIADIDFLSSHKSGPTVTFNLKRPDGSWFGYLEVEKLASLSGIQLRTGCFCNPGACAKYLDLSHSDLLSNVEAGHVCWDDNDVINGKPTGAVRVSFGYMSTFEEAKKFVDFIISSFVSPPKKIGNGNVISGRFPQLPCDELESKESFPSHYLKSITIYPIKSCAGFSVMRXHPSWLQITQVAYTFCNLDKFKVPSKQSHIVEAKCVLYLFTRHTTSLSVYVKKKLQALRHGNGAGVCILYGSENLKLSSHKSGPTVTFNLKRPDGSWFGYLEVEKLASLSGIQLRLSSHKSGPTVTFNLKRPDGSWFGYLEVEKLASLSGIQLRTGCFCNPGACAKYLDLSHSDLLSNVEAGHVCWDDNDVINGKPTGAVRVSFGYMSTFEEAKKFVDFIISSFVSPPKKIGNGNVISGRFPQLPCDELESKESFPSHYLKSITIYPIKSCAGFSVMRWPLCRTGLLHDREWMVQGLTGDILTQKKVPEMSLIRTFIDLEEGLLSVESXYGSENLKLSSHKSGPTVTFNLKRPDGSWFGYLEVEKLASLSGIQLRTGCFCNPGACAKYLDLSHSDLLSNVEAGHVCWDDNDVINGKPTGAVRVSFGYMSTFEEAKKFVDFIISSFVSPPKKIGNGNVISGRFPQLPCDELESKESFPSHYLKSITIYPIKSCAGFSVMRWPLCRTGLLHDREWMVQGLTGDILTQKKVPEMSLIRTFIDLEEGLLSVESSRCKDKLHIKIKSDSHANILEKLNEETRINSWFTNAIGRQCKLLRYSSSTSKHCLNRTKTPGLCRDLESNINFANEAQFLLISEESVADLNRRLEAKDEDYKRAHEKLNPHRFRPNLVISGGEPYAEDKWRTIKIGDNHFTSLGGCNRCQMINISNEAGLVKKSNEPLTTLASYRRVKGKILFGTLLRYEIDENTQCWIGVGDEVNPDIE; encoded by the exons TTATCTTCACATAAATCAGGCCCAACGGTTACATTCAACTTGAAAAGACCTGATGGCTCTTGGTTTGGTTACTTGGAGGTGGAAAAGCTTGCTTCTTTATCTGGAATTCAGTTACGG ACAGGATGTTTCTGCAATCCTGGCGCATGTGCAAAGTATCTCGACTTGTCTCATTCTGATCTATTGTCTAATGTAGAG GCTGGGCATGTTTGCTGGGATGATAATGATGTGATAAATGGAAAACCAACAGGGGCTGTTAGGGTTTCGTTTGGTTATATGTCAACCTTTGAAGAGGCCAAG AAATTTGTTGATTTCATCATAAGTTCATTTGTTTCACCTCCAAAGAAGATTGGGAATGGAAATGTCATCAGTGGAAGGTTTCCTCAACTTCCTTGTGACG AACTTGAAAGTAAAGAATCTTTTCCAAGCCACTACCTTAAGTCAATTACTATATACCCAATCAAGTCATGTGCTGGATTTTCTGTGATGCGTNGCCATCCGTCATGGCTTCAAATTACTCAAGTCGCTTACACCTTCTGCAATTTGGAT AAGTTTAAAGTGCCCTCCAAACAATCTCATATTGTAGAAGCTAAGTGTGTTCTGTATCTATTTACTAGGCACACAACGTCACTTTCCGTATATGTGAAAAAGAAACTACAGGCTTTACGACATGGAAACGGAGCTGGTGTATGTATTCTGTATGGCAGTGAAAATCTGAAG TTATCTTCACATAAATCAGGCCCAACGGTTACATTCAACTTGAAAAGACCTGATGGCTCTTGGTTTGGTTACTTGGAGGTGGAAAAGCTTGCTTCTTTATCTGGAATTCAGTTACGG TTATCTTCACATAAATCAGGCCCAACGGTTACATTCAACTTGAAAAGACCTGATGGCTCTTGGTTTGGTTACTTGGAGGTGGAAAAGCTTGCTTCTTTATCTGGAATTCAGTTACGG ACAGGATGTTTCTGCAATCCTGGCGCATGTGCAAAGTATCTCGACTTGTCTCATTCTGATCTATTGTCTAATGTAGAG GCTGGGCATGTTTGCTGGGATGATAATGATGTGATAAATGGAAAACCAACAGGGGCTGTTAGGGTTTCGTTTGGTTATATGTCAACCTTTGAAGAGGCCAAG AAATTTGTTGATTTCATCATAAGTTCATTTGTTTCACCTCCAAAGAAGATTGGGAATGGAAATGTCATCAGTGGAAGGTTTCCTCAACTTCCTTGTGACG AACTTGAAAGTAAAGAATCTTTTCCAAGCCACTACCTTAAGTCAATTACTATATACCCAATCAAGTCATGTGCTGGATTTTCTGTGATGCGTTGGCCACTTTGCAGAACAG GCCTGCTGCATGATCGAGAATGGATGGTTCAGGGTCTGACAGGCGACATTCTTACCCAAAAGAAG GTACCTGAGATGTCTCTTATAAGAACCTTTATCGACCTTGAGGAAGGGCTACTGTCTGTAGAATCTNTGTATGGCAGTGAAAATCTGAAG TTATCTTCACATAAATCAGGCCCAACGGTTACATTCAACTTGAAAAGACCTGATGGCTCTTGGTTTGGTTACTTGGAGGTGGAAAAGCTTGCTTCTTTATCTGGAATTCAGTTACGG ACAGGATGTTTCTGCAATCCTGGCGCATGTGCAAAGTATCTCGACTTGTCTCATTCTGATCTATTGTCTAATGTAGAG GCTGGGCATGTTTGCTGGGATGATAATGATGTGATAAATGGAAAACCAACAGGGGCTGTTAGGGTTTCGTTTGGTTATATGTCAACCTTTGAAGAGGCCAAG AAATTTGTTGATTTCATCATAAGTTCATTTGTTTCACCTCCAAAGAAGATTGGGAATGGAAATGTCATCAGTGGAAGGTTTCCTCAACTTCCTTGTGACG AACTTGAAAGTAAAGAATCTTTTCCAAGCCACTACCTTAAGTCAATTACTATATACCCAATCAAGTCATGTGCTGGATTTTCTGTGATGCGTTGGCCACTTTGCAGAACAG GCCTGCTGCATGATCGAGAATGGATGGTTCAGGGTCTGACAGGCGACATTCTTACCCAAAAGAAG GTACCTGAGATGTCTCTTATAAGAACCTTTATCGACCTTGAGGAAGGGCTACTGTCTGTAGAATCTTCTCGCTGCAAAGACAAGTTGCACATAAAAATCAAGTCTGATTCACATGCCAACAT ACTTGAAAAGCTTAATGAGGAAACTAGAATCAATAGTTGGTTCACCAATGCCATTGGTCGACAATGCAAGTTGCTACGGTATTCTAGCTCTACTTCAAAACACTGCTTAAACAGAACCAAGACTCCTGGATTGTGCAGAGATTTGGAAAGCAATATCAACTTTGCTAATGAAGCTCAGTTCTTGTTAATTTCCGAGGAGAGTGTTGCCGACCTAAACAGAAGATTAGAAGCAA AAGACGAGGATTACAAACGGGCTCATGAGAAACTCAATCCACATAGATTCAGACCAAATCTAGTTATATCTGGAGGTGAACCATACGCAGAAGATAAATGGAGAACTATCAAGATAGGAGACAATCATTTCACA TCGTTGGGCGGTTGTAACCGGTGCCAGATGATAAACATAAGTAACGAGGCTGGACTAGTGAAGAAATCCAATGAGCCCTTGACAACTTTAGCTTCATATAGGAGAGTAAAG GGAAAGATCTTGTTTGGAACTCTTCTGAGATACGAGATTGATGAGAACACACAATGTTGGATTGGAGTTGGGGATGAAGTAAATCCAGATATTGAATAG
- the LOC104755975 gene encoding cell division control protein 48 homolog C-like — protein sequence MMRRGRGRGRGRGGGGGGMGGGINRRYLSQVIDSCGKDLTTAEDIVDDLRSRYGNFARLTRQVLLLNVRQILNARNNKAEEDDDNNNGDEEAATAVKRKKLSSSPSSSSTSEDEDAVYSEKLSPPRFDLINNSLRDNYAKLNNSSKKPTESPVKLNVEVETVTNKGRGKMATMGLRKEANGSGSVSGTTGNGDLELVDAKGPTFKDFGGIKKVLDELEMNVLFPILNPEPFKKIGVKPPSGILFHGPPGCGKTKLANAIANEVGVPFYKISATDVVSGVSGASEESIRELFSKAYRTAPSIVFIDEIDAIGSKRENQQREMEKRIVTQLLTCMDGPDNKGPESSAGFVLVIGATNRPDALDPALRRSGRFECEIALSVPDEDARAEILSVVAQKLRLEGPFDKKTIARLTPGFVGADLEGVANMAGRIATKRILDSRKSQLSANGEDDNSWLRHPWPEEELDKLFVKMSDFEEAVNLVQASLTREGFSIVPDVKWDDVGGLEHLRLEFNRYIVRPIKKPDIYKAFGVSLETGFLLYGPPGCGKTLIAKAVANEAGANFMHIKGAELLNKYVGESELAIRTLFQRARTCSPCVIFFDEVDALTTSRGKEGAWVVERLLNQFLVELDGGERRNVYVVGATNRPDVIDPAFLRPGRFGNLLYVPLPNADERASILKAITRKKPIDASVDLDGVAKMRCEGFSGADLAHLVQKATFLAVEEITSTCEDDDDDDDDVTDLTKCTIKMSHFEQALSLVSPSVNKQQRRHYEELSKKLQESIGRKA from the exons ATGATGAGGagaggtcgtggtcgtggtcgcgGCCGCGGCGGCGGAGGTGGTGGTATGGGCGGAGGGATAAATCGTAGATACCTGAGTCAAGTTATTGATTCATGCGGGAAGGATTTAACAACGGCGGAGGATATCGTTGATGATCTCCGTTCAAGGTACGGTAACTTTGCCCGGTTGACTCGGCAAGTGCTTCTGCTCAACGTAAGACAAATCCTTAATGCCAGAAACAACAAAGCCGAAGAGGACGATGATAACAACAATGGCGACGAGGAAGCTGCTACTGCTgttaaaaggaagaaactttcgtcttctccgtcttcttcttcgacttcggAGGACGAGGACGCTGTTTACAGCGAGAAGCTGAGTCCGCCAAGGTTTGATTTGATCAATAACAGTCTACGAGATAACTATGCCAAGTTGAACAACTCTTCAAAGAAACCAACTGAGTCGCCTGTGAAACTTAATGTCGAAGTTGAGACTGTGACCAACAAAGGTAGAGGCAAGATGGCTACTATGGGGTTGAGAAAAGAGGCTAACGGCTCTGGTTCTGTAAGTGGAACTACTGGTAATGGTGATTTGGAACTTGTGGATGCTAAAGGTCCTacttttaaagattttggtgGGATAAAGAAAGTGTTGGATGAACTTGAGATGAATGTTTTGTTTCCGATTCTCAATCCTGAACCGTTTAAGAAAATAGGAGTTAAGCCACCAAGTGGGATTCTTTTTCATGGACCACCTGGTTGTGGAAAGACCAAGTTGGCTAATGCCATAGCCAATGAAGTTGGTGTTCCGTTTTATAAGATTTCAGCTACAGATGTGGTTTCTGGAGTCTCTGGTGCTTCTGAAGAGAGTATTAGAGAGCTCTTCTCTAAAGCATATAGGACTGCGCCTTCCATTGTGTTTATCGATGAGATTGATGCAATTGGATCAAAGAGGGAAAATCAGCAAAGGGAGATGGAGAAGCGGATTGTAACGCAATTATTGACTTGTATGGATGGACCTGATAACAAAGGTCCTGAGTCTAGTGCTGGATTTGTTCTCGTCATTGGAGCTACAAATAGGCCTGATGCTCTTGATCCTGCTTTGAGGAGAAGTGGACGATTTGAGTGTGAGATTGCTCTGAGTGTTCCAGATGAAGATGCAAGGGCTGAGATACTCTCGGTTGTAGCCCAAAAACTTAGACTAGAAGGGCCCTTTGACAAGAAAACTATAGCTCGTTTAACCCCGGGTTTTGTTGGAGCTGATTTGGAGGGTGTTGCTAACATGGCTGGCAGGATAGCCACAAAGAGAATCTTGGATTCAAGAAAATCTCAACTGTCTGCAAACGGTGAAGATGATAATTCTTGGCTAAGGCATCCCTGGCCAGAAGAAGAGTTGGACAAACTTTTTGTCAAAATGTCTGATTTCGAG GAAGCAGTGAATCTAGTTCAGGCATCTTTAACAAGAGAAGGATTCTCTATCGTGCCTGATGTCAAGTGGGATGATGTTGGTGGACTTGAGCATCTGCGACTTGAATTCAACCGTTATATCGTCAGACCTATTAAAAAGCCTGATATTTATAAG GCTTTTGGGGTAAGCTTAGAGACAGGATTTTTGCTTTATGGACCACCGGGATGTGGGAAGACATTGATTGCCAAGGCAGTTGCTAACGAGGCAGGAGCTAATTTCATGCACATCAAGGGTGCAGAACTTCTAAACAAGTACGTTGGAGAAAGCGAGCTTGCTATTCGGACATTGTTTCAGCGTGCCCGTACATGTTCGCCATGTGTAATCTTCTTTGACGAGGTGGATGCTTTGACAACAAGCCGTGGCAAAGAAGGTGCCTGGGTTGTTGAACGGCTATTGAACCAGTTTCTTGTTGAGCTGGACGGTGGGGAGAGACGTAATGTATACGTAGTGGGAGCTACAAACAGGCCAGATGTAATTGATCCAGCTTTCTTGAGACCTGGTAGGTTTGGGAATCTACTTTACGTACCCCTCCCTAACGCAGATGAGCGTGCTTCGATACTTAAAGCTATAACAAGGAAGAAGCCCATAGATGCTAGTGTTGATCTGGATGGTGTTGCAAAGATGAGATGTGAAGGTTTCAGCGGAGCTGATCTTGCTCACTTGGTGCAAAAGGCTACATTCTTGGCAGTGGAGGAAATAACAAGCACctgtgaagatgatgatgatgatgatgatgatgttacagATTTAACCAAGTGTACCATCAAGATGAGTCATTTCGAGCAAGCCTTGTCCTTAGTATCACCATCTGTGAACAAACAGCAACGAAGACACTACGAGGAACTCTCAAAAAAGCTCCAAGAAAGCATTGGAAGGAAAGCATAG
- the LOC104755976 gene encoding post-GPI attachment to proteins factor 3, whose amino-acid sequence MAVRYWTALFLVLPCLFTFSNASAGDADPSYRSCVSECEISGCVGQECFPQCNSSSSGAPWYIQEPLYLQWKQWGCQGDCRYQCMVNREGERETLGQAPVKYHGKWPFKRVLGIQEPASVAFSVLNLAMHFHGWLSFFITLYYKLPLKQDRTAYYEYVGLWHIYGLLSMNSWFWSAVFHSRDVDLTERLDYSSAIAVLGFSLILAILRTFDVRVEAARVMVSAPILAFVTTHILYINFYKLDYGWNMIVCVAMGVSQLLLWARWAAVSSHPSNWKLWVVVIAGGLAMLLEIYDFPPYEGYFDAHSIWHAATVPLTILWWSFIRDDAEFRTSSLLKKSKTKAK is encoded by the exons ATGGCAGTCCGCTACTGGACAGCCCTGTTTCTAGTGTTGCCATGCCTTTTCACCTTTTCTAATGCTAGTGCTGGAGATGCTGATCCAAGTTACAG GTCATGTGTTTCAGAATGTGAGATTAGCGGTTGTGTTGGACAAGAGTGCTTTCCTCAGTGCAATTCTTCATCTAGTGGTGCTCCATGGTACATCCAGGAACCTCTGTATCTACAATGGAAACAATGGGGTTGTCAAGGTGATTGCCGTTATCAGTGTATGGTTAATAGAGAGGGAGAACGAGAAACTCTTGGTCAAGCCCCGGTCAAATACCATGGTAAATGGCCCTTCAAGCGTGTACTTGGGATTCAG GAGCCTGCTTCTGTTGCTTTCTCTGTGCTCAACCTAGCAATGCATTTCCATGGTTGGCTTTCCTTTTTCATCACGCTGTACTACAAATTGCCTTTGAAACAAGATAGGACAGCTTACTACGAATACGTTGGTTTGTGGCATATCTATGGTCTCCTATCTATGAACTCGTGGTTCTGGAGTGCTGTTTTCCACAGCAG AGATGTTGACCTCACAGAGAGGTTGGACTACTCATCAGCAATAGCCGTTCTTGGATTCTCACTTATCTTAGCTATCTTAAGAACCTTTGATGTTCGGGTTGAGGCTGCCAGGGTCATGGTATCTGCTCCAATACTAGCTTTTGTTACCACCCACATACTATACATCAACTTCTACAAACTTGACTATG GTTGGAACATGATTGTGTGTGTGGCAATGGGAGTCTCTCAGCTTCTCCTATGGGCAAGATGGGCCGCTGTCTCGAGCCATCCATCTAATTGGAAACTTTGGGTGGTTGTGATTGCTGGAGGCTTAGCCATGCTTCTAGAGATATATGATTTTCCTCCATACGAAGGCTACTTTGATGCTCACTCGATCTGGCATGCCGCCACAGTTCCCCTTACCATTCTGTGGTGGAGCTTCATCAGAGACGATGCTGAGTTCAGGACTTCCAGTCTCCTCAAGAAATCTAAAACAAAGGCAAAGTGA
- the LOC104755977 gene encoding UDP-glycosyltransferase TURAN, with amino-acid sequence MGKRGRACVVVLGDLGRSPRMQYHALSLARQASFQVDIVSYGGSIPHEAVLNHPSIHIHTMAQPRFLQLFPKILYPVTLLLKAFIQFTMLLWFLFVKVPAPDIFLVQNPPSVPTLIAVKWASSWRRAAFVVDWHNFGYTLLALSLGRNNLLVSLYRWFENHYGKMATGSLCVTKAMQHELDQNWGVSAKVLYDQPPEFFRPALLEERHELFCRVKKDLCHPIGVYDFISAELENQKLNETLFTTKNNTDISLKQNRPALVVSSTSWTPDENFGILLEAAVMYDRRVAARSKGSDTAEISEEQHFYPNLLFIITGKGPEKEMYEEKIKRLNLKHVAFRTMWLAAEDYPLLLGSADLGVCLHTSSSGLDLPMKVVDMFGCGLPVCSVSYSCIQELVKDGKNGLLFSSSSELADQLLILFKGFPGNCDALMSLKAGAMETGSSGRWATEWEDCAKPLITQVVSQIAD; translated from the exons ATGGGGAAAAGAGGAAGGGCTTGTGTAGTGGTACTTGGAGATCTTGGTCGAAGTCCTCGGATGCAATATCACGCTCTTTCTCTTGCTCGTCAG GCATCATTTCAAGTAGACATTGTTTCATATGGAG GTTCTATACCCCATGAAGCTGTTCTAAATCACCCATCAATACACATCCATACAATG GCGCAGCCTCGATTTCTTCAGCTCTTTCCGAAGATACTTTATCCTGTTACTCTCTTGCTCAAGGCATTTATTCAGTTTACAATGCTTCTCTGGTTTCTTTTCGTAAAAGTACCAGCGCCTGACATTTTCTTGGTCCAG AATCCTCCTTCTGTTCCAACCCTAATTGCTGTCAAGTGGGCGAGCTCATGGAGACGTGCAGCTTTTGTTGTGGATTGGCATAATTTTGGATATACGTTGTTGGCATTGTCTTTAGGAAGAAACAATTTGCTTGTATCCTTATACCGCTG GTTTGAGAATCATTATGGAAAGATGGCAACAGGTTCGCTATGTGTGACAAAAGCAATGCAACATGAACTGGATCAGAATTGGGGAGTGAG TGCCAAGGTTTTATATGATCAGCCTCCTGAGTTTTTCCGCCCCGCTTTGCTTGAAGAAAGGCACGAG TTGTTTTGCCGAGTGAAGAAAGATCTTTGCCATCCAATTGGCGTGTATGATTTCATCAGTGCAG AGTTGGAGAATCAAAAGCTTAATGAAACCCTTTTTACTACCAAAAACAATACGGACATCTCGCTGAAGCAAAACAGACCAGCTCTTGTTGTGAGCAGTACAAGCTG GACCCCTGATGAAAATTTTGGTATCCTATTGGAAGCTGCAGTGATGTATGATCGGCGTGTTGCTGCAAGATCAAAAGGAAGTGATACAGCTGAAATTTCAGAAGAGCAACACTTTTATCCCaatttgttgttcatcattACAG GTAAAGGACCTGAAAAGGAGATGTACGAGGAGAAAATCAAACGATTAAACCTCAAACATGTGGCATTCCGTACAATGTGGCTTGCAGCTGAAGATTACCCATTGCTTTTAGGTTCTGCAGATCTTGGTGTTTGCCTACACACTTCGTCATCAGGTTTAGACCTTCCCATGAAG GTTGTTGATATGTTTGGATGTGGCCTCCCAGTTTGCTCGGTTTCCTACTCATG CATTCAAGAACTCGTCAAGGATGGGAAGAACGGACTCTTGTTTTCATCTTCATCGGAATTAGCAGATCAATTATTG ATTCTCTTCAAGGGTTTTCCTGGGAACTGTGATGCACTAATGTCGCTTAAAGCGGGTGCAATGGAGACTGGTTCTTCAGGTCGATGGGCTACAGAGTGGGAAGATTGTGCTAAACCTTTGATTACTCAG GTCGTATCTCAAATAGCGGATTGA
- the LOC104755979 gene encoding DNA polymerase zeta processivity subunit-like, producing the protein MNRKDDNQSGEVARTVVEFLEVAITMIVSLKGFYPSAAFERRRYMNVVVQRARHPELRDYIHSAASGLLPFIEKGLVERVAVIFFSEDNVPVERFIFKLTINTSCAGLVEESQLEFALRSFLIKLSVSKSLVKPLPQNCRWDVTAYLRSLPEVGSSKEGELWIPTDTKQWQKPPVITPVKSLNSEPLCLQLYLEHPNFSEPQPCHAP; encoded by the exons ATGAATCGTAAGGATGATAATCAGTCTG GAGAAGTTGCTCGTACTGTGGTGGAATTTTTGGAAGTAGCCATCACAATGATTGTATCACTCAAAGGTTTTTACCCATCTG CGGCATTTGAGAGGCGGAGATATATGAATGTGGTGGTACAAAGAGCAAGACATCCTGAGCTACGCGACTATATCCACTCTGCTGCTTCTGGGCTACTTCCTTTTATTGAAAAG GGTCTTGTTGAGAGAGTAGCAGTTATATTTTTCAGTGAGGATAATGTTCCTGTGGAGAGATTTATCTTCAAGCTCACAATTAACACGTCTTGTGCTGGTTTAGTAGAAGAGAGTCAATTGGAGTTTGCGCTTAGGTCCTTCTTAATCAAGCTTTCCGTCTCAAAATCCCTTGTCAAGCCTCTTCctcaaa ATTGTAGATGGGATGTAACGGCTTATCTGAGGTCACTTCCTGAAGTGGGTTCAAGCAAAGAAGGAGAGCTATGGATTCCAACAGATACAAAGCAGTGGCAGAAGCCACCAGTTATAACGCCTGTCAAGTCTTTGAACAGCGAGCCACTCTGTTTGCAGCTTTACTTGGAACACCCAAATTTCTCTGAACCACAACCTTGTCATGCCCCATGA
- the LOC104755980 gene encoding serine/arginine-rich splicing factor SR45-like, producing the protein MAKPSRGRRSPSLSGSSSRSSSRSRSRSGSSPSRSLSRSRSRSRSLSSSSSPSRSVSSGSRSPPRRGKSPAGPARRGRSPPPQSKGASSPSKKAAPTQESLVLHIGSLSRNVNEGHLKEIFGNFGEVIHVELAIDRAVNLPRGHAYVEFKARADAEKAQLFMDGGQIDGNVVKASFTLPPRRKVSPPPKPVSSAPKRDASKSDNASAEIEKDGPRRPRDTSPQRKTVLSPRRRSPPLRRGASPRRLPDSPPRRRPGSPIRRRGGDTPPRRRPASPSRGRSPSSPPPRRYRSPPRGSPRRIRGSPVRRRSPLPLRRRSPARRVRSPTLRRSPIRRRSRSPIRRPGRSRSRSISPRRGRGPAGRRGRSSSYSSSPSPRRIPRKVSRSRSPRRPLRGKRSSSNSSSSSSPPPPPPPPRKT; encoded by the exons ATGGCGAAACCAAGTCGTGGCCGTCGTTCCCCTTCCTTGTCTGGCTCTTCTTCTCGTTCCAGCTCCAGATCCCGTTCCCGCTCTGGTTCGAGTCCCTCTAGGTCTCTTTCGCGCTCCCGCTCCCGTTCTAGATcgctctcttcatcttcatctccttccCGGAGCGTCAGTTCTGGGAGTCGCAGTCCTCCACGCCGTGGAAAAAG TCCTGCTGGACCTGCTAGGCGAGGTCGCTCTCCTCCTCCACAATCTAAAGGAGCCTCTTCACCTTCTAA GAAAGCTGCTCCAACTCAAGAATCTCTTGTTCTCCATATTGGTTCTCTTAGTAGGAATGTGAACGAAGGCCATCTGAAAGAAATTTTTG gCAACTTTGGTGAAGTTATACATGTGGAACTTGCGATAGATCGAGCT GTTAATCTTCCAAGAGGACATGCCTATGTTGAGTTCAAGGCAAGAGCTGATGCTGAGAAAGCGCAGCTGTTCATGGATGGT GGCCAAATTGATGGAAATGTTGTTAAAGCAAGTTTCACTCTACCACCTCGTCGGAAAGTATCTCCACCCCCTAAACCTGTCTCAAGTGCACCAAAGAGAGATGCATCAAAATCTGATAATGCCAGTGCTGAAATTGAGAAAGATGGTCCCAGGCGCCCAAGAGATA CATCTCCGCAACGGAAAACAGTACTTTCTCCAAGGAGGAGATCACCTCCACTGAGGAGAGGCGCATCACCTAGGCGATTGCCTGATTCTCCCCCTCGCCGGAGGCCTGGATCTCCTATCCGCCGTCGTGGTGGTGATACACCACCTAGACGCAGGCCAGCATCGCCATCTAGAGGCCGTTCTCCATCTTCTCCCCCTCCAAGACGATATAGATCTCCTCCAAG GGGTTCCCCTAGAAGGATTCGTGGCAGTCCTGTTCGAAGACGGTCTCCTCTTCCTCTAAGGAGAAG GTCACCTGCAAGGAGAGTACGCAGTCCTACTCTCAGAAGATCCCCAATCCGCAGGCGTAGCCGATCCCCAATTCGTAGACCTGGTCGCTCTCGTTCAAGGTCCATCTCACCCCGCAG GGGACGAGGTCCAGCTGGGAGACGAGGGAGGTCATCTTCTTACTCCAGTTCACCAAGTCCCAGAAGG ATTCCTAGGAAGGTTTCAAGAAGCCGCAGCCCTAGAAG GCCACTGAGAGGAAAAAGAAGCAGCAgtaacagcagcagcagcagttcACCGCcgccacctccacctccacctcgCAAAACTTAA